The genomic segment ttcccgtccattagccttctcttgatctccttgatatgtatatataagcttctcacaagattgaagagaaatgaggtcgtttgtgaccgttggagaatgagaaactagccgttggagattgaaaaattagccgttgtaagtttctgtgaaacacatagtcgacagatcaactaggttagtcgactattttatcaaataaaactagccatagtcgacagacagaaaagcatagtcgactatcttataacacaaaaatctcatagtcgacagatacatatgcatagtcgactattgcaaaaatgtgaagaaaattttgaatttacagaacaaaaatagtcgacagatgaaatagcatagtcgactatcctttcacaatagtcgacagatgcaagatatagttgacagattgaagaagcatagtcgactatccttatgcatagtcgacagattgaagcacacagtcgacagatgaagaagattttcaacagaatgaattttgaaaacattacaacatatttacattaggattcaataaaaatatctaaaaaatcaaaatccataagaataaaaaagtagaatttggattttagtaggaacttaggattttgcaattttatcacctctaagatatacacttttcatttcttgaaaaattcgttaaaaatcattttatcactaatgaatgttagttattgaattaccgggagttagttttctaaaaagaaaacattttcatatatgtctccttataaggtgttaGGCTTccagatttagaaaaatattgaagcgttatcaaaacgagtttcaagacatgatgcatgaattaaaggatttttcatacgattaagtttcaagccaaaacctttcatgcatgtttcaaaatatgaaaaacttaaattgaaaacctttcatttgaatttctagttggtcttttgccttagaacaattttagctctatgttgaccaacgacttcaaagctaattcaaaaaaaaacattttaagagattttatcataatacatgtttattcacatctccatgtataagaatataaatcatttggatttcattttaataaagcacttgaaattgatttttgttgaaaaccatatacttgactcatgacttggagATAAAACacgatattgtttttcatcatcaaaactaaacatagGGGAGAACATCAATCCAATGCAGATGGGTTATTTACAAAAAGAGAAGTTATtgacacaataaaaaatttcattatcAAACAATTATTATCTTCAACCTCATTGTCTCATTATTGGGACCAAATTTAATCTTGTCTCATGATCCACTTAGCCTTCACTTTTTTTAGgtacaaatttaattattgagtaTTCTCTATTTGgctcttgttttttcttttacagatttaaaatcattttgttgATAATAGGCTTTAGATTTGAAAATCATGAATTTTGGTTTCCAAATTTAGATCCCTAGTTAGGTTCAGTTGGCAAAGTTTCATTCTTTGGTAAAGTTGGTAGCTAATTAAgttgtttttaaataatttaatataaattaattaatgtttaattgGCACGTTTGTAACCCAAAAAAGGTAATACATGTATCCATGCAAAAATTTAAACCACAAAAACtcttaaaaagatatttttaaattaagaattattaatgcaaataacCCAAactacaaaatttataaatataatcaagcataattaatttatatatataatttagttcatacatatttatatataatttaattaggtttttttaatcttttttaattattttattctaactCAACgcacttttaaaatttaacaaaaaaatataattaactttACCAACAAACTGACATCATTCTCACCTCACCATTCAGGCCTTCGTTATATGTTTAGGATTGAGTTTTAAAATTAGGTTGCATTCATTGCCTATATAAATCCTGTTGAGATGTGTTGTGAGGTAGCCTTGACATTGAATTCAAGATTGGGGAAAGTTTTTGATTGTTCATCGTTGCTTGGTTTAGGGTTCATAGTTACTTGGTTCTGCATAAATGTACTTGAACCTGTTATTACCTAACAAGGTGATAATATTTATTCCATAATAACAAGAACTCAGATTAAGTtcgttctttctttcttttcttgtaaatacaaattttatcaCCTACAATTTTCAGTTAAGACATCTCGTGTCTCACAACAAAGACCAATAAATACTAATAAGTTGGCAACAGCAGCTGATGTGCTGCCAGGGGACTAATGCTTTGGGATAAGTACAGGTATGCTGCCGCCCCTCACCGGTTCGATTGATGTCTTTGCTTTGGAGAGAGCAGGACGGGCCCTTGACCTGCTGAACTTAGTGCCTTCAGTTCAGCATCTCAGGGGTCAACTGCACCATTCACAAATCTCATTTACAAAACTTGGAGACAACCATGATAtttaaggaagaaaacaaacaaattaagaacaaaaataaattgtgAGATTACTGATGCGCGGCGAGCGGGCCAACTGCCTTCCCCATCCGAGCAGTTGAGAGCTCCCACAACCAGGCATCCATGCTGGTTTCTCCTTTAGACGCCCTGGAGCTTTCTGCATGACTGCTATCTTCCGGACCTAAATGTGAACTGCCCACCTGCCAAATACAAGCATTCACCATGAATGCTAACCATTAGTTCTATAACTACAGTTTAGTAGAGATCTATCACCATTCCaaccaaaatttaatttaaaaaaaaatgttggatCAACTGTTGCGCCCATGGTGAACTGCCAGTGATGTATCAAACAAATTGCAACATTTTTGTACCATACCAGGACAGCATagcaaatttataaatttatgtttttgagtaATGAATAATACACCATAATCAATCATCCCGTAGGCAAAATCCCTCATAAACAAATTAATCAGCCACTTCTTCAATCGTTTTACTATATGCTTGTTCtatcttctaaaatcttcaGCTGAGAAGCTAGAGTCAAATGGACCAGTGGTTAGATCTACATGGGAATATAAATCCATTGGCTACTGTTGCATAAGCTTTTTTTATGAGCATGCATCAAAGGAGTTAGGAATACAAAGAGGAGTGTCAGTCAGTCAAACCCCCAACCAAGCTCCTTTGTGTCATGGTGTCACTTCATTGAAAATGGCCATGAAGATTCCAAGACGGaccccaagattttggcccttCACATTAAGTTAATTTTGCGAGCCTATCCATTATGTGACTACACGTAAAGATCAAAATAACAATTTTCACCCTCACGTTATGGCTATGTGAAAAGTTCAAAACTGATATAGTATTAGAGAAAACAGTCTTGTGGTCAGGCCCAGACTTGAAACAAGTAGTTAAAGCTACAAATTTGTCAAGACACGTGAGAAATTGGCAATGACATGTTGGCAATGACATGTACAATACATATTAAAATGTGTTAGCCTAACATAAAGAActcaaatttcatatttgacAGTAATCTCCTCCTTTGCTAGTTCAACAACTGAAAGAACTTGAACTTCATTTTAAAATGTGCTAGGCTAAgagaaatttcatatttgagagaaaataacCAATGAAAAGTTCTGGACAATATTGAAGAACagaaatttgatattaaaatgtgTTTACGCTAACAGAAAGAACTCAAATTTCGGGACAATATGAAAGAAGCATAACCAATTAGAAGttcaaaacaacatttatatTCGAGAGAAATTAGCCTTATGCTCAGATCCCAATATGAAAAGAAATAGTTTTGGCAATACAGAATTGTGAAGATCCgtgagaaattaaaaatgacatgTAAAACACATAGTAAAATGTGTTAGGCTGACAGTAAGAACTCAACTTTCACAAGGGAATCTTGAAAACACAGAAGCAGACGAACAAGCCAACAGAACATATTCATTCTTTTATAAGTCTTACTTTGCAACTACAGAACTACTTTTAGAGCCTTTTGACTGATGAATAAAGTAATTTTCGCATCAAGGATTGACATATGGCCCAACACATTGCAGCcacttgttaaaaaaaaattacaacaggTAGACAATTTTACAGTAGTTAAATTGCCATACTGAAGaacaaaattctcaaaattgacaGATATTTACAGGTATCTTGAAATTCATGTAAACAATTGCAGTGCAGTAACTCACACTAAACATGCCAAACTCATTTCTATTGAATAAAAGTCTGGGACCCAGATGTAAAACAAGAGTTTGTGAATTAAGTATACAATGATCACTGCTTTTCATAATCAAACCCTAAATACACGAGCATAACGGAATGttcaattgaaaataattaaattattcaaggaATTCAAAAAGATAGgaacataaagaaaaaaattgaaacattgAAAACCTAGATAAGAGACCTGGAAGACGGCTTTAGTAAGGGGGGGATATTGGATGAAAATTTGCCTCGCTTGCTCTGGGTTCTTGTCAATAAGAGTCTGCCCCATAGAATACAATAACCAAAAAATCAATCACAAATTCAACTAAGTGAGGTGATTTTCAAGAACTGTAGGGAGACAAGAATGCTGACAAGGGAACACAATGGAAAGATGAATTGATACTTGCCTTCATCTGAGATATAATCTCGTAGGGTTGGTTCTTCGATATTTGAAGGAAGTTTGCTGCTGGCAAACCCTCGCCATCGCACTGCTTTCTCACCATTGATATGGGGAGAAAGATTCATGAGCTTCTATCCAGCAGAGCGGACTGAtctctcttttattcttctAAACAGGTCAGAGGCAAGCAAAATCCGATCATTCTAGAATGTAATACAATTTATTAGAGGACAATCTTAGCCCTGTCGACCAACTAGGTGGGCCGCTTGGATCAGGCTCAGCTGAAATATCGAGGtccttctagaattttatttttaaaaattcggATGTTTTagcctaattttttatttttccaagcAGCACACAGTCAGCACCCTGAGTCGGCAGAAATATCGGGCTCCTTCTAGaactctattttaattttttttcctctaaatgaaaaaaaataaatggacattttaatttacattttattttttcactatgaaaaaatgaaattgactCAATTGCATTGCAATAGAAAAATGATCGTGTTAGGTACACtccatatgaaaaatttatgctATTTAAAAATGCATATAGATCAAATGTCAcattcaataaaaatttataaaacataCATAGGTGTACTGAGTGTGTTTTCAAGCTTGCTCCATACATGTACTAGAAATGATACCTTGGGACAGGTGCAAGGGATGGAAATTTGTCCCTGAGCTATGGGTCCCCGCCCAAACCTATGCCTGAACAACTTGGACTTTTCTAGGTCAAATCGGAAAAACTATTAGTGCAAAGACAGGGTCTGGGAGAGTGGATGGTGGTAGTACTTGTTGCATTGAATCAAGGCATGGGGTTCTAGCCTGTATTCATGCATAACCCAGTTGGTTTTTTACCTTTTGGGGTTCCACCTCCATAGAAGACTAGGATTATCTTCATTCCAACCAAGATACCGCCCCAGAAAATCTCCTTGTCTTTCCCTGTTGTCTTCCAATAATCTGCCTCTGTGGTTCTGCTTGTTCTCAGGCCAGTTGGATATTTCCAGTCTCTCAAGCTAAAGAAGTGCCATTACTTCCCTCCCATGGATGCTTGGCTGCAACATTTAAATTCAAGATCAACTGCAGCCTTATTCTACAAATGTTTGTGGATGTACAAACAGAAACATCAAAATACCATACATGATAAACGAAAAagaatgtaggcaaaaaaaaaagaaaaaaatcttggGTTTGCCGTAAAGTCCTGACGTCTAGAGTTATTGAAATCAATATTTGCATTAGCATTGGAAGTGAAGCTAAAATCAGAAATCTTTTGAGTTAGATCATGGGTGATGAATTCATCGGTTGGATCAAACCTGAAACCTGGAGGAACAATATAAAGTTGACAAAACATCTCTATGTATTCAGTCAACTCCTGattctttttttgaaaagaaaaaatgctcATACAAGTTAAATAAAAGTACAATCACCAAGGTGtacaaatttttgttgtttgatttGACTACAAGGCATGCATGCTGCCATGCCTAAAACAGCGAAACAAATATATGTGATGGAGGATAGTAAAATAACTATGTATACGAGAGAGTATTAGCCTATtttcgtttattttttttaataaatttctttctttgtttattcCCTAGCTAGAGGGTAGTATCTAGTAAGGGCACCAGGCacaaaattttgccacattgatctttttcatggatttgtactATCAATGCGACTTTCAGAAGTAAATTGGCATGCCTTACCACCAACCCTAACTTTAGTTAGGATAAGATTAGtcaaatgatgatgatgtttctttctttgtctATATCTTTCCTAAGTAGTATTAGAAAAGTCACATTTCCATTATTTACTCTTCTAATTAAGAcaggattttaatttttgattatatttCCTCTTTGAGATGTATTCTTAAGCAGCcttgattattttattgaatattGCGTTCGAGTTTTTAGTTCTTGGTTCTGCATCAATTtgtataagaa from the Diospyros lotus cultivar Yz01 unplaced genomic scaffold, ASM1463336v1 superscaf1, whole genome shotgun sequence genome contains:
- the LOC127792803 gene encoding uncharacterized protein LOC127792803 isoform X1; protein product: MVRKQCDGEGLPAANFLQISKNQPYEIISQMKTLIDKNPEQARQIFIQYPPLTKAVFQVGSSHLGPEDSSHAESSRASKGETSMDAWLWELSTARMGKAVGPLAAHH